One Vicia villosa cultivar HV-30 ecotype Madison, WI unplaced genomic scaffold, Vvil1.0 ctg.001916F_1_1, whole genome shotgun sequence genomic window carries:
- the LOC131637113 gene encoding putative pentatricopeptide repeat-containing protein At3g13770, mitochondrial has protein sequence MRLPRHVLPSNSRTLTTHTTHIHLQQPLLQMALSAFDTNFQTYNAILNECVNKRAFREGQRVHAHMIKTRYLPSVFLRTRLIVLYTKCDSLGDARHVFDEMPERNVVSWTAMISAYSQRGYASQALNLFLQMLRSGTKPNEFTFATVFTSCTSSTGFSLGRQIHSLIIKSNYEDHVFVGSSLLDMYAKDGKIHEARTVFECLPERDVVSCTAIISGYAQLGLDEEALELFRRLQGEGMQSNYVTYTGVITALSGLAALDLGKQVHNHVLRSEIPSFVVLQNSLIDMYSKCGNLTYSRRIFDTMFERTVISWNAMLVGYSKHGEGREVLKLFTLMGEEKEVKPDSVTMLAVLSGCSHGGLEDTGLNIFHDMTSGKIGFEPKMEHYGCVVDLLGRSGRLEEAFEFIKSMPFEPTAAIWGSLLGASRVHSNVDIGELVGHRLLEIEPGNAGNYVILSNLYASAGRWEDVRSLRDLMLKKTVVKEPGRSWIELDQVLHTFHASDHSHPRREEICVKVKELSVSFKEVGYVPDLSCALHDVDEEQKEKILLGHSEKLALSFGLIATAENVPIRVIKNLRICVDCHNFAKYISKVYGREVSLRDKNRFHRIVGGKCSCGDYW, from the exons ATGCGTCTCCCAAGACATGTCTTACCTTCAAACTCACGCACTCTTACCACTCACACCACTCACATTCACCTCCAACAACCACTTCTACAAATGGCCCTTTCCGCCTTTGACACCAACTTCCAAACCTACAATGCAATCTTGAACGAATGCGTGAACAAAAGGGCATTCAGAGAAGGACAGAGAGTCCATGCCCACATGATCAAAACCCGCTATCTTCCTTCTGTGTTTCTCAGGACAAGGTTGATTGTGTTGTACACCAAGTGTGACTCTCTGGGAGATGCTCGCcacgtgtttgatgaaatgcctgaaCGGAATGTTGTGTCGTGGACTGCTATGATTTCGGCTTATTCTCAAAGAGGGTATGCCTCTCAAGCTTTAAATCTTTTTCTGCAGATGTTAAGATCAG GAACAAAACCTAATGAGTTCACTTTTGCTACAGTGTTTACTTCATGTACAAGTTCTACAGGTTTCAGTTTAGGGAGGCAAATCCACTCTCTTATCATAAAATCTAATTATGAAGATCATGTTTTTGTTGGCAGCTCACTCCTTGACATGTATGCCAAAGATGGTAAAATTCATGAAGCTCGAACAGTGTTTGAATGCTTGCCAGAAAGAGACGTAGTTTCTTGTACTGCTATAATCTCTGGATATGCACAGCTTGGTTTGGATGAAGAGGCGTTGGAGCTATTTCGCCGTTTGCAAGGGGAAGGAATGCAATCAAATTATGTTACTTATACTGGTGTTATAACTGCACTTTCTGGGCTTGCTGCTCTAGATCTCGGCAAGCAAGTCCACAACCATGTTCTTCGCTCTGAAATTCCCTCATTCGTGGTTCTCCAAAACTCATTGATAGACATGTACTCAAAATGTGGAAACCTCACTTACTCAAGAAGGATATTTGATACCATGTTTGAGAGAACTGTTATCTCTTGGAATGCAATGCTTGTTGGGTATAGCAAACACGGAGAGGGAAGAGAAGTGCTTAAGCTTTTTACTTTAatgggagaagaaaaagaagtcaaACCTGACAGTGTCACAATGTTAGCCGTTTTATCTGGCTGCAGTCATGGAGGACTAGAAGATACAGGGCTTAATATTTTTCATGATATGACCAGTGGAAAAATTGGATTTGAGCCAAAAATGGAGCACTACGGGTGCGTTGTTGATTTGCTTGGACGTTCTGGTCGACTAGAAGAAGCTTTTGAGTTCATTAAAAGTATGCCTTTTGAACCAACAGCTGCTATATGGGGTTCCCTTTTAGGTGCTAGCAGAGTTCATTCAAATGTGGACATTGGTGAACTTGTGGGTCATCGACTTCTAGAAATTGAGCCCGGAAATGCTGGAAATTATGTTATTCTGTCTAATTTATATGCTTCGGCTGGAAGATGGGAAGATGTAAGATCATTAAGGGACCTCATGTTGAAGAAGACAGTAGTGAAAGAGCCTGGAAGAAGCTGGATTGAGCTTGATCAAGTACTTCATACTTTCCATGCTAGTGATCACTCCCATCCAAGAAGAGAAGAGATATGTGTAAAAGTGAAGGAATTATCAGTTAGTTTTAAAGAGGTTGGCTATGTTCCTGATTTAAGCTGTGCTTTACATGATGTGGATGAGGAGCAGAAGGAGAAGATACTTCTAGGCCACAGTGAAAAGTTGGCCTTGTCTTTTGGTCTAATTGCTACTGCTGAAAATGTTCCAATACGTGTCATAAAAAATCTGCGTATTTGTGTTGATTGTCATAATTTTGCTAAATACATCTCAAAAGTTTATGGCAGAGAAGTGTCTTTGCGGGACAAAAATCGGTTTCATCGAATTGTGGGAGGAAAATGTTCGTGTGGAGATTACTGGTGA
- the LOC131637108 gene encoding uncharacterized protein LOC131637108 — protein MLRQRIISSLRLRGGSGTGASRWTSPGHEERPKGYLFNRTPLAPGESRKWEDWELPCYITSFLTIVILGVGLNAKPDLTIETWAHEKALERLKIEDALAENESSE, from the coding sequence ATGCTCCGTCAGCGTATCATCTCCTCTCTCCGTCTCCGCGGCGGCTCCGGCACCGGTGCAAGCCGCTGGACAAGCCCCGGCCACGAAGAAAGACCCAAGGGCTACCTCTTCAACCGAACACCTCTTGCTCCAGGTGAGTCTCGCAAATGGGAAGATTGGGAACTTCCTTGCTACATCACCAGCTTCCTCACCATCGTGATCCTTGGTGTTGGCCTTAACGCTAAGCCTGATTTGACCATTGAAACGTGGGCCCATGAAAAAGCCCTAGAACGTCTCAAGATCGAAGATGCCCTAGCTGAGAACGAATCGTCTGAATAG